The Camelina sativa cultivar DH55 chromosome 14, Cs, whole genome shotgun sequence genome includes a window with the following:
- the LOC104743454 gene encoding uncharacterized protein LOC104743454 produces MLDKAAKDRRVGYHPRCKNISLTHLCFADDLLVFTDGTKTSIEGILQVFHDFTGFYGLNISLEKSTLYMAGVTVSEKDAILHSFPFASGTLPVRYLGLPLLTKPHQFSHPQSHKLLDVSFPLANSLYKGDRQYVICVLVVRSLSQCKKAKVSWSDVCTPKEDGGLGLRSLKEANKGSFWSLQENSTSGSWMWRKLLKYRALAVEFVRYEVNNGKHISFWHDNWSPLGCLFKLAGSRGTIDIGIGLHATVAEALTHRQRHHQVEYLNQLETVLTSVRNRGLLETEDKVLWRGNRIVLRPNLAPKKLGNIPGSQDRGNHGLLVSGFPKPHPNTPLLSGSPC; encoded by the exons ATGCTTGATAAAGCAGCTAAGGATAGGCGAGTTGGTTATCACCCGCGATGTAAGAATATCAGTCTCACACATTTGTGCTTCGCAGATGACTTATTGGTATTCACTGATGGGACTAAGACGTCTATTGAGGGTATTCTTCAGGTTTTTCATGACTTTACAGGCTTTTACGGCCTGAATATTAGCCTTGAAAAGTCTACGCTGTATATGGCTGGAGTCACAGTCAGTGAAAAAGATGCGATCCTACACTCATTCCCATTTGCATCAGGAACCCTTCCTGTCCGTTATCTTGGCTTACCGCTTCTAACCAAGC CTCATCAGTTCAGTCATCCACAGTCTCACAAACTTTTGGATGTCAGCTTTCCGCTTGCCAACAGCTTGTACAAAGGAGATAGACAGTATGTGATCTGCGTTCTTGTGGTCAGGTCCTTGTCTCAATGCAAAAAAGCTAAAGTTTCGTGGTCTGATGTCTGTACGCCGAAGGAAGACGGTGGTTTGGGTCTGCGTTCTCTGAAAGAAGCAAACAAG GGGTCCTTCTGGTCTCTTCAAGAAAATAGTACCTCCGGTTCTTGGATGTGGAGAAAGCTACTCAAATATCGAGCTTTAGCCGTAGAGTTTGTTCGGTATGAGGTAAATAATGGAAAACACATCTCGTTTTGGCATGATAATTGGTCGCCACTCGGCTGCTTATTCAAACTTGCAGGATCGCGTGGTACTATTGATATTGGGATTGGTCTCCACGCAACTGTAGCAGAGGCACTCACTCATAGACAACGACACCATCAAGTCGAATACCTAAATCAATTAGAGACGGTTCTCACATCAGTTCGAAACAGAGGACTACTGGAAACAGAGGACAAGGTCCTTTGGCGGGGTAACAGGATCGTTTTAAGGCCAAATTTAGCACCAAAGAAACTTGGGAACATACCCGGATCTCAGGACAGAGGAAACCATGGGCTGCTGGTGTCTGGTTTTCCTAAGCCACACCCAAATACTCCTTTATTGTCTGGATCGCCATGCTGA
- the LOC104743455 gene encoding LOW QUALITY PROTEIN: putative F-box protein At1g21990 (The sequence of the model RefSeq protein was modified relative to this genomic sequence to represent the inferred CDS: inserted 1 base in 1 codon; deleted 3 bases in 2 codons), with product MRAKSVAKDLISNLPDEILGKILSFLPTHVTASTSVLSKRWRNLLCLVDSLYLSEAGGCPLGFPEFVEKTLALLXNPGSMIKRFHLNCEHMHEESQLEGWIRTVMERGFVEVHLATVGMYSIETEFFTSNTLVELTICGGFYPHGRLPPGGVFFPALKRLSLVSAPFADYIVYEHLIAGCPVLEELFLHYPDDGGPPTWCGNVVSPSIKRLTILYDFPDYPEAYGRVWFNTPSLVYLDYSGHVSGCYEANLGSLVEARLDLQPWEQLKDEDSTDEDDISSYYPVNDDLGDVTGLVAMINNVRTLHLSSDSLEVLHSLCQSMPLFHNLLTLSFESDKERGWQVVPLLLNCSPNLETLVIKGLVHKVTSRCGDVCPCIPKKKSKKVDEGACCLTTCQVKVLNISGYRGTCVRVKVDHGEDNGTSDIYTYLRITNALRKLSTVSSNCRIHIL from the exons ATGCGTGCCAAAAGCGTAGCTAAGGATTTAATTAGCAATCTCCCAGATGAGATTCTTGGCAAAATCCTGTCGTTTCTTCCGACACACGTTACTGCTTCCACATCGGTTCTGTCCAAGAGGTGGAGGAATCTGCTTTGTCTTGTAGACAGTCTTTATTTGAGTGAGGCGGGTGGTTGTCCTTTAGGCTTCCCTGAGTTCGTGGAAAAAACACTTGCTCTCT ATAATCCTGGTTCAATGATAAAGAGATTCCATCTGAATTGTGAACACATGCATGAAGAATCTCAGTTAGAAGGTTGGATTCGCACTGTTATGGAGCGCGGCTTCGTTGAAGTTCACTTGGCGACCGTAGGTATGTATAGTATAGAGACTGAGTTCTTCACTAGCAACACACTGGTTGAGCTCACAATATGCGGTGGGTTTTATCCCCACGGTCGTCTTCCTCCTGGGGGCGTGTTTTTCCCAGCGCTCAAAAGACTCTCTCTCGTCTCAGCTCCGTTTGCAGATTATATCGTGTACGAGCATTTAATCGCTGGCTGTCCTGTGCTTGAGGAGTTATTCCTACATTATCCTGATGACGGTGGTCCCCCGACTTGGTGTGGGAACGTCGTTAGCCCTTCCATCAAGCGACTCACCATCCTTTACGATTTCCCCGATTACCCTGAAGCTTACGGTCGTGTTTGGTTTAACACACCCAGTCTTGTGTACCTTGACTATTCTGGTCATGTCTCGGGTTGCTATGAGGCTAATTTGGGTTCCCTTGTAGAAGCTAGACTCGATCTTCAACCATGGGAGCAACTTA AGGATGAGGACAGTACAGATGAGGACGATATAAGTTCTTATTATCCTGTGAATGATGATTTGGGTGATGTTACGGGTCTGGTTGCAATGATAAACAATGTTAGGACCCTTCACTTGTCTTCAGATTCTCTTGAG GTTTTGCACTCTCTGTGTCAATCAATGCCGCTGTTTCACAACCTCCTTACTTTATCTTTTGAGAGTGACAAAGAAAGAGGCTGGCAGGTGGTGCCACTTCTTCTCAACTGCTCGCCAAACCTAGAAACTTTAGTCATcaag GGACTTGTGCACAAAGTTACAAGTAGATGCGGGGACGTTTGCCCTTGCATCCctaagaagaagagcaagaaggTGGATGAGGGAGCATGCTGTTTAACCACATGTCAAGTGAAGGTGTTAAACATTTCAGGGTATCGCGGAACTTGT GTGAGGGTTAAAGTGGATCATGGAGAGGACAACGGTactagtgatatatat acgtacttGAGAATTACCAATGCTCTTAGGAAGCTTTCCACAGTTTCATCAAACTGTAGGATCCATATCCTCTGA
- the LOC104740899 gene encoding probable beta-1,3-galactosyltransferase 5, translating to MKHTNKVSKKLTLTWVPLLCISCFFLGAIFTSRLRSGSSESGSQLILQHRRDQELKIVSEDYAHEKKKSQEKDVMEEVLKTHKAIESLDKSVSMLQKQLSATQSSQKVVVDVSATTNSSTEGNQKKKVFMVIGINTAFSSRKRRDSLRETWMPQGENLEKLEQEKGIVIKFMIGRSSTPNSRLDKEIDSEDAQYKDFFRLDHVEGYYNLSAKTKSFFSSAVAKWDAEFYVKIDDDVHVNLGTLASTLALHRSKPRVYIGCMKSGPVLTKKTAKYREPEFWKFGEEGNKYFRHATGQIYAISKDLAKYISVNQPILHKYANEDVTLGSWFIGLEVEQIDDRNFCCGTPPDCEMRAEAGEVCVASFDWKCSGVCRSVDRMWMVHVMCGEGNKAVWDAKL from the exons ATGAAGCACACCAACAAAGTCTCCAAGAAACTAACCTTGACATGGGTTCCTCTTCTCTGCATTTCTTGCTTTTTCCTCGGAGCAATCTTCACTTCcag ATTGCGATCAGGTTCGTCCGAATCAGGTAGCCAGCTCATTTTACAGCACCGGCGTGATCAGGAACTTAAGATCGTTTCCGAAGACTATGCTCATGAGAaa AAAAAATCACAAGAAAAAGATGTCATGGAAGAAgttttaaaaactcataaagCCATCGA ATCATTAGATAAGTCAGTTTCTATGCTTCAGAAGCAGCTCTCTGCTACACAGAGCTCTCAAAAGGTTGTTGTTGATGTCTCAGCCACCACCAATTCTTCAACAGAaggaaaccaaaagaagaaagttttcATGGTGATTGGTATCAACACTGCGTTTAGCAGTAGAAAACGTCGCGATTCGCTTCGAGAGACTTGGATGCCTCAGG GGGAAAATCTAGAGAAATTGGAACAAGAGAAGGGAATTGTCATCAAATTCATGATTGGACGCAG TTCAACGCCAAATAGTAGATTGGATAAGGAAATTGATTCAGAAGATGCTCAATACAAAGATTTCTTTAGGCTG GATCATGTGGAAGGATATTACAATCTGTCTGCAAAAACCAAAAGCTTCTTTTCTAGTGCAGTTGCAAAGTGGGATGCTGAGTTTTATGtcaagattgatgatgatgttcatgTCAATCTTG GTACGCTTGCTTCCACATTAGCTCTTCACCGTTCTAAGCCAAGGGTCTATATTGGTTGTATGAAATCTGGACCTGTCCTTACTAAAAA gaCGGCCAAGTACCGTGAACCCGAGTTTTGGAAATTTGGAGAAGAAGGTAACAAATATTTCCGACATGCTACAGGACAGATCTATGCCATCTCAAAGGATCTTGCCAAATACATATCTGTTAACCA GCCAATTTTGCACAAGTATGCAAATGAAGATGTGACACTCGGGTCATGGTTCATCGGTCTTGAGGTTGAGCAAATCGATGATCGTAATTTCTGTTGTGGTACTCCTCCAG ACTGTGAAATGAGGGCAGAGGCTGGAGAAGTGTGTGTGGCGTCATTCGACTGGAAGTGTAGTGGGGTATGCAGATCAGTCGATAGAATGTGGATGGTTCATGTAATGTGCGGCGAAGGTAATAAAGCTGTGTGGGATGCGAAATTGTAA
- the LOC104740900 gene encoding serine hydroxymethyltransferase 6, producing the protein MDRTAQSSDLSLGFGSSHALPLPPRIPIADDSITLQIDSSFRPSSNPIPPVPLQLLEQRFDFTGVVQEDDDVVVGDNDVEDDDDDDDDDDQREDEQFILLGHPMKLKRSRVGNSNSVSSSSSCKRFAIDSGVESRRAGVRAWGNQSIEEADPEIYEFMEKEKQRQFRGIELIASENFVCRAVMEALGSHLTNKYSEGMPGARYYTGNQYIDQIEILCQERALTAFGLNHEKWGVNVQPYSCTSANFAVFAGLLMPGERIMGLDSPSGGHMSHGYYTPGGKKVSGASIFFESFPYKVDPRTGYIDYDKLEEKALDYRPKILICGGSSYPRDWEFPRFRHIADKCGAVLMFDMAQISCLVAAKESPNPFDYCDIVTSTTHKSLRGPRGGIIFYRRGLKPKKQSMNPNHCESNILYDYEEKINFSVFPSLQGGPHNNHIAALAIALKQAASPEYKLYMRQVKKNAKALASALISRKCKLVTGGTDNHLLLWDLTPLGLTGKVYEKVCEMCHITVNKVAIFSENGVISPGGVRIGSPAMTSRGCLESDFETMAEFLYRAAQIASAGQREHGKLQKDPLKSIYHCKDIADLRNQVEAFATQFAMPAFDM; encoded by the exons ATGGATCGTACTGCTCAATCATCAGATCTCTCGTTAGGATTCGGTAGCTCCCACGCTTTGCCGCTACCTCCAAGAATCCCAATTGCTGATGACTCAATCACGCTTCAGATTGATTCTAGTTTCCGTCCATCTTCTAATCCAATACCTCCTGTTCCGCTTCAGCTCCTAGAGCAGAGATTCGATTTCACCGGAGTCGTTCAGGAAGACGATGACGTTGTTGTTGGTGATAACGatgtagaagatgatgatgatgatgatgatgatgatgatcaaaggGAAGATGAGCAATTTATTCTCTTGGGTCATCCCATGAAGTTAAAACGATCTAGAGTTGGTAATTCCAATTCAGTCTCATCATCAAGTTCTTGTAAGAGATTTGCGATTGATTCAGGGGTTGAGAGTAGACGAGCTGGTGTTAGAGCTTGGGGTAATCAGTCGATTGAAGAAGCTGATCCTGAGATTTACGAGTTTATGGAAAAGGAGAAACAGAGACAGTTTAGAGGTATTGAGCTTATAGCTTCTGAGAATTTCGTGTGTAGGGCAGTGATGGAAGCTTTGGGATCTCATTTGACTAATAAGTACTCAGAAGGTATGCCTGGAGCTAGATACTATACAGGGAATCAGTATATTGATCAGATTGAGATTCTTTGCCAAGAGCGTGCTCTTACTGCTTTTGGACTAAATCATGAGAAATGGGGAGTTAACGTGCAGCCTTATTCGTGCACTTCTGCCAATTTCGCTGTTTTTGCTGGTCTTTTGATGCCTGGTGAACGAATCATGGGATTGGATTCTCCCTCAGGTGGTCATATGAGTCACGGGTATTACACGCCAGGTGGGAAGAAAGTCTCGGGTGCGTCTATATTCTTTGAGAGCTTTCCATATAAGGTTGATCCTCGTACAGGGTATATTGATTATGATAAGCTTGAGGAAAAGGCGCTTGACTATCGTCCGAAAATACTTATCTGTGGTGGGAGTTCGTATCCGAGAGACTGGGAGTTCCCTAGGTTTAGGCATATTGCAGACAAGTGTGGAGCTGTTTTGATGTTTGATATGGCTCAAATTAGTTGTCTTGTAGCTGCCAAG GAAAGTCCAAATCCGTTTGACTATTGCGATATTGTTACCTCAACGACACACAAGTCTCTCCGTGGACCTAGGGGTGGTATCATATTTTATAGGAGAGGCTTGAAGCCCAAGAAGCAAAGCATGAATCCTAATCACTGTGAGAGCAACATCCTATATGACTACgaagaaaaaatcaacttttCTGTCTTTCCATCGCTGCAAGGGGGGCCTCACAATAATCATATAGCTGCTCTAGCCATTGCCCTCAAGCAGGCCGCTTCACCAGAGTACAAGCTTTACATGCGACAGGTCAAAAAGAATGCCAAGGCTTTAGCATCTGCTTTGATAAGCAGAAAGTGCAAGTTGGTAACAGGTGGCACCGATAATCATTTGCTTCTCTGGGATCTGACTCCTTTGGGCTTGACAG GCAAGGTGTATGAGAAAGTATGCGAGATGTGCCATATCACTGTCAACAAAGTCGCCATTTTCAGCGAAAACGGCGTTATTTCCCCTGGAGGAGTGAGAATAG GCAGTCCGGCTATGACCTCAAGAGGTTGTTTAGAATCAGATTTTGAGACAATGGCTGAGTTTCTATATAGAGCTGCTCAGATAGCAAGTGCTGGACAAAGGGAGCACGGGAAGTTGCAAAAGGACCCACTGAAAAGCATCTATCACTGTAAAGACATTGCAGATCTCCGGAACCAAGTCGAAGCTTTTGCTACTCAGTTTGCAATGCCTGCGTTTGACATGTGA
- the LOC104740901 gene encoding uncharacterized protein LOC104740901, which translates to MDPSSANSVNGFYSFLNRSMEDLERVYLSNNFMSVHFLQRALCLLRTSHSHLTLLVQKLQLPAGDKWLDEYMDESSKLWEACLVIKSAVSSVENFSSAGISIASTLDGHHHHRRLSPQLSRQVIRAISGCRREAIGIEEVNRAVMENRVQRFPFWSEQTSATAIESSTKLQNGFSGFRGVLYATRSMSSLLLMVLMNGLVYCFPGDATTQTQTQIITQSQAGGFAGAMGRLQQRVAAEVGRMGMRKGILMHEYRRSKAALEELKAELERRFCGGGEREEGEEEERELLRERVENLKGYFSNLRNGTESIAAQIDDFFEEIVEGRKKLLDFCSHR; encoded by the exons ATGGATCCGTCCTCTGCAAACTCAGTGAACGGATTCTACTCATTTCTAAACAGATCAATGGAAGATCTCGAAAGAGTTTACCTTTCGAACAACTTCATGTCCGTACACTTCTTACAGAGAGCTCTCTGTCTTCTCCGCACATCTCACTCACATCTCACTCTCTTGGTTCAGAAACTTCAGCTTCCCGCCGGTGACAAATGGCTCGATGAGTATATGGACGAAAGCTCCAAACTTTGGGAAGCTTGTCTCGTCATCAAATCCGCCGTCTCCTCCGTCGAAAACTTCTCCTCCGCCGGGATTTCTATCGCTTCCACACTCGATGGTCATCACCACCACCGTCGTCTCTCACCTCAGCTTTCTCGTCAG GTGATAAGGGCAATATCAGGATGTAGGAGAGAAGCGATTGGGATAGAGGAAGTAAACAGAGCAGTAATGGAGAACCGAGTTCAAAGGTTTCCGTTTTGGTCGGAGCAAACGTCGGCGACGGCGATAGAATCGTCGACGAAGCTACAAAACGGATTCAGCGGTTTCCGAGGCGTGCTTTACGCGACGAGGAGCATGAGTTCGCTTCTCCTCATGGTATTAATGAACGGTCTCGTCTACTGTTTCCCTGGAGACGCAACAACGCAGACACAGACGCAGATAATAACGCAGAGTCAAGCCGGAGGTTTCGCCGGAGCGATGGGGAGGTTGCAGCAGAGAGTGGCGGCTGAGGTTGGGAGGATGGGGATGAGGAAAGGGATACTGATGCATGAGTACCGACGGAGCAAAGCGGCGTTGGAGGAGCTTAAAGCGGAGCTGGAGCGGCGGTTCTGCGGCGGAGGAGAGAGGGAGGAAggggaggaggaagagagggagctgctgagagagagagtggaGAATCTGAAAGggtattttagtaatttaaggAATGGGACAGAGAGTATTGCGGCCCAAATCGATGATTTCTTTGAGGAAATTGTTGAAGGAAGAAAAAAGCTTTTGGATTTCTGCAGCCATagatga
- the LOC104740902 gene encoding F-box/kelch-repeat protein At1g22040 translates to MGSVMSLSCSKRKATSQDVESSNESRKRRKTCSDNDVDVDGDDDEFCRLIPSLPDELSIQILARLPRICYSSVRLVSRRWRSAVSTSEVYGLRKELGRTEEWLYVLTKGQEDKLLWYALDPVSTKWQRLPPMPVVVYEEESRRSLSGLWNMVGPSFKVTEIVRSLFGRKDTSEQMPFCGCAIGAVDGCLYVLGGLSRSKTVSCVWRFDPIFNSWSEVSSMLASRAYSKTGVLNKKLYVVGGVDRGRGGLAPLQSAEVYDPSTDAWSEVPSMPFSKAQVLPNAFLADLLKPIATGMTCYNGMLCVPQSLYSWPFFVDVGGEVYDPETNLWVEMPSGMGEGWPARQAGTKLSVVVDGELYAFDPSSSMENGKIKVYDQKEDTWKVVIGEVPIYDLTDSESPYLLAGFHGKLHFITRDTNHNVTVLRADVPNIPVSSPSSSSSSVSGSRSLSEKGNAPNKSDTVIWKLIATKDFGAAELVSCQVIDI, encoded by the coding sequence ATGGGTTCTGTAATGAGCTTGAGCTGTTCCAAGAGGAAAGCAACGAGTCAAGACGTGGAATCCTCAAACGAATCTCGTAAAAGACGAAAGACTTGTTCAGATAacgatgttgatgttgatggtgatgatgatgagttttgcAGATTGATTCCAAGTCTTCCTGATGAGTTATCTATACAGATTCTTGCTAGGCTTCCTAGGATCTGTTACTCGAGTGTTCGGTTGGTTTCACGGAGGTGGAGATCGGCTGTTTCGACTTCTGAGGTGTATGGTTTGAGGAAagagcttgggagaactgaggAGTGGCTCTATGTGCTTACCAAAGGTCAGGAGGATAAGCTTTTGTGGTATGCTTTAGATCCTGTCTCCACGAAATGGCAGAGATTGCCTCCTATGCCGGTTGTTGTCTACGAAGAGGAGTCTAGAAGGAGTTTGTCTGGTTTGTGGAACATGGTTGGTCCGAGTTTTAAAGTTACTGAGATTGTGAGGAGCTTGTTTGGTAGGAAGGACACCTCTGAGCAAATGCCGTTTTGTGGTTGTGCTATTGGTGCGGTTGATGGGTGTCTTTACGTTCTTGGTGGGCTCTCTAGGTCTAAAACAGTGAGCTGTGTTTGGAGGTTTGATCCGATTTTTAACTCGTGGAGTGAGGTGAGCTCTATGTTAGCGAGCCGGGCTTATTCTAAAACAGGTGTGTTGAATAAGAAACTATATGTTGTTGGAGGTGTTGATAGGGGACGGGGAGGTTTAGCTCCGCTTCAGTCAGCTGAGGTTTATGATCCGAGTACGGATGCTTGGTCAGAGGTTCCGAGTATGCCTTTCTCAAAGGCGCAAGTGTTACCAAACGCGTTTTTGGCTGACTTATTGAAGCCTATCGCCACGGGAATGACTTGTTACAATGGTATGTTATGTGTTCCTCAGAGTTTGTACTCTTGGCCTTTCTTTGTTGATGTTGGAGGAGAGGTTTATGACCCTGAGACAAATCTCTGGGTTGAAATGCCGTCTGGTATGGGTGAAGGCTGGCCTGCGAGGCAAGCAGGTACAAAACTAAGTGTTGTGGTGGATGGGGAGTTATATGCATTTGATCCTTCTTCTTCGATGGAGAATGGGAAGATTAAAGTATATGATCAAAAGGAAGATACTTGGAAAGTTGTTATTGGGGAAGTCCCTATTTACGACTTGACAGATTCAGAATCTCCTTATTTGCTTGCTGGGTTTCACGGCAAGCTTCATTTCATTACTAGAGACACTAACCATAACGTTACAGTCTTACGAGCTGATGTCCCCAACATCCCAGTGTCATCACCATCATCTAGCTCCAGTTCTGTTTCGGGTTCACGGTCTTTGAGTGAAAAGGGCAATGCACCTAACAAGTCAGACACTGTTATCTGGAAGCTCATTGCAACCAAAGACTTTGGTGCTGCTGAACTTGTTAGCTGCCAAGTTATAGATATATAA
- the LOC104740903 gene encoding membrane-anchored ubiquitin-fold protein 6: protein MAGDEDWVEIKFRLADGTDIGPSKFDQSMTVSSLKEKIISQWPKDKENTPKTVNDVKLINAGKILENNRTLAESRLPVGELPGMIITMHVVLRPPSLDKKSEKLQNDPPIKNRCMCTIL from the exons ATGGCTGGTGATGAAGATTGGGTAGAAATCAAGTTTAGACTCGCAGATGGTACTGATATAGGTCCGAGCAAGTTTGATCAATCTATGACTGTTTCTTCTCTTAAAGAGAAGATCATTTCTCAGTGGCCTAAAG ACAAAGAAAATACTCCAAAAACTGTAAATGATGTGAAGCTCATCAATGCTGGGAAAATACTGGAGAACAATAGGACACTTGCAGAATCCAGGCTTCCGGTTGGGGAACTTCCTGGAATGATCATCACTATGCATGTTGTTCTTCGCCCTCCTTCGCTAGACAAAAAGAGCG AAAAGCTGCAGAATGATCCACCGATTAAGAATCG